In Notolabrus celidotus isolate fNotCel1 chromosome 8, fNotCel1.pri, whole genome shotgun sequence, a genomic segment contains:
- the LOC117816892 gene encoding E3 ubiquitin-protein ligase TRIM21-like, translated as MACARSLTTVNNFSCSICLDVFTKPVGIPCGHTFCCACITGHWDTSKPVFHCPLCKKEYLKIPDLCVNTVIADMVEKVKKVSQEEPHDTPDQAGSAYMLCGICTEKKQLATKSCLTCFMSYCKAHLEPHQRVLTLKKHKLINPVEDLESRICKEHGEPLELFCKKDFLLLCEACVDSDHKKHKVVSVEVEAEMRKDQLGLEKKDIDQMFQAHQQKLQEIQHSVEASKKNKKKALEYSNLVMTELVDYIRRSQAELNEVIQRKQKKIEKEGEGFIKELEEEMVQIRQKNSELDQVCGIDDPFEFLEHALSLTFTPPLVKDWSEVTLNSDQFTVQETLVKLETTVMREIRLLCDPDLKRMQHYAVDLTLDPETAHPALIVSEDGKEVKWEDKKRNVKDQPGRFDHVLNVLAKESFNSGKFYFEVQVQGKTQWDLGVVNESINRKGDIRLSPKSGYWTIWLRKGNEFTANAGPAINLHVRETPQKVGVFVDYEEGQVSFYDVDSRARIFSFTGCNFTEKLYPYFGPCAFESGKKSPPLIITPINCSR; from the coding sequence ATGGCTTGTGCGAGAAGTCTGACAACAGTGAACAATTTCTCTTGCTCCATATGTCTGGATGTCTTCACTAAGCCTGTAGGGATTCCCTGTGGTCACACCTTCTGCTGTGCCTGCATCACAGGCCACTGGGACACCAGTAAACCTGTATTCCACTGTCCACTGTGCAAAAAGGAGTACTTGAAGATACCAGATCTCTGTGTAAACACGGTCATCGCTGATATGGTTGAAAAGGTGAAAAAGGTCAGTCAAGAAGAGCCTCATGACACCCCTGATCAAGCAGGAAGTGCATACATGctctgtggtatctgtacagaAAAGAAGCAGTTAGCCACCAAGTCTTGCTTAACATGTTTCATGTCTTACTGTAAAGCACATCTGGAGCCTCATCAGAGAGTTTTAACCTTAAAGAAACACAAGCTGATTAACCCTGTCGAGGACCTTGAGAGCAGGATCTGCAAGGAGCATGGTGAGCCTTTAGAGCTGTTTTGCAAGAAGGATTTCCTGCTTCTATGTGAGGCCTGTGTAGACAGTGAccataaaaaacacaaggtgGTGAGTGTGGAGGTGGAGGCTGAAATGAGGAAGGACCAGCTGGGACTAGAAAAGAAGGACATAGATCAGATGTTCCAGGCGCATCAGCAGAAGCTCCAAGAGATCCAACACTCAGTGGAGGCCAGcaagaagaataaaaagaaagcaCTGGAATACAGCAACCTTGTGATGACTGAACTGGTGGACTACATCAGGAGAAGCCAAGCTGAGCTGAATGAGGTCATTCAGAGGAAGCAGAAAAAGATTGAAAAAGAGGGGGAGGGCTTCATTAAAGAACTGGAGGAAGAAATGGTCCAAATAAGGCAGAAAAACTCAGAGCTTGATCAGGTCTGTGGCATCGACGACCCCTTTGAATTCCTTGAGCATGCCCTTTCTCTTACTTTCACTCCTCCACTGGTTAAGGACTGGTCTGAGGTGACTCTTAACAGTGACCAGTTCACTGTGCAGGAAACCTTGGTGAAGCTGGAGACAACAGTGATGAGAGAGATCAGGCTGCTGTGTGATCCTGACTTGAAGAGAATGCAGCATTATGCTGTGGATCTGACTCTGGATCCTGAGACAGCACACCCTGCCCTCATTGTTTCTGAGGACGGGAAAGAGGTCAAGTGGGAGGACAAGAAGAGGAATGTCAAAGACCAGCCAGGCAGGTTCGATCATGTCCTTAATGTCCTTGCCAAAGAGAGTTTTAACTCTGGGAAGTTCTACTTTGAAGTCCAGGTACAAGGGAAAACACAGTGGGATCTAGGAGTGGTAAACGAGTCCATCAACAGGAAGGGTGATATCAGACTGAGCCCCAAGAGTGGATACTGGACCATTTGGCTGAGAAAAGGAAATGAGTTCACAGCCAATGCTGGGCCTGCGATCAACCTCCATGTGAGGGAGACACCTCAAAAGGTGGGGGTGTTTGTTGATTATGAAGAAGGACAAGTTTCTTTCTACGATGTTGACTCCAGGGCTCGCATCTTCTCCTTCACTGGATGTAACTTCACTGAGAAACTTTATCCATACTTCGGCCCCTGTGCTTTTGAGAGCGGCAAAAAATCACCCCCACTGATCATCACTCCCATCAATTGCAGCAgataa